Proteins encoded in a region of the Triticum dicoccoides isolate Atlit2015 ecotype Zavitan chromosome 3A, WEW_v2.0, whole genome shotgun sequence genome:
- the LOC119270987 gene encoding probable L-type lectin-domain containing receptor kinase S.5, with protein sequence MPATSAPLVREQPWLACFCMALALFCSTASEAAVRSCSCCEEEIKKRDDIVYYSFPTFNNSMGMGGAGLAFQKDAITSGGNLQLTPDSRSITEDLLNNRTGSVLLMSPVTLWRVDSQGVRHDASFNTSFHMNMYRVNTSISGEGFAFVIASSLDGPPPGSHGGFLGLTNTTFKSTSSSFVAIEFDTTKQSYDPDDNHVGLNIGSMVSDPAVPLSSVPPGNLTLAPVNTKVDNSHTVWIVYNGVGHHIWVYIAPWGQEQPERAVLDAPLNISSHLPQRAYIGFSASTGQDTYELHAIHSWNLTLDKLPGDDRHGGQWKVILPAVLGTVSVTAAMIAAAAFYFQSRYKALKMELKLSEALRRLPGTPREFKYATVRKATNNFDQARKLGAGGFGAVYRGTLRSTVPGTTKSRVDIDVAVKKFTRNDDRCYDDFLAEVHVINRLRHRNIVPLVGWCYQKGELLLIYEYMPNGSLDQHLFRARETPQQPDTLLGWNTRYNIIMDVAAGLHYVHHEHEHMVLHRDIKASNIMLDSSFRGRLGDFGLARIITCLNKNSYTDIGVAGTWGFIAPEYSMSRKATRKTDIYALGVLILEVVTGKRALNGYHESFQLLTDWVWTAHREGRLLEAVDDEVVGEFDDDDASRLLLLGLACTNPNPSDRPSMAEVVQIIAKSTSLPDVPLEKPTFVWPPEGGWIPLEFDEPTMITSTQWEDGSSVSSGDALGATTT encoded by the exons ATGCCTGCAACTAGTGCACCACTAGTACGAGAGCAGCCATGGCTTGCGTGTTTCTGTATGGCGTTGGCGTTGTTTTGCTCTACTGCATCCGAGGCGGCGGTGCGTTCGTGTAGCTGCTGCGAGGAGGAGATAAAAAAGAGGGACGACATCGTCTACTACAGCTTCCCAACTTTCAACAATAGTATGGGGATGGGAGGCGCTGGCTTGGCGTTTCAAAAGGATGCAATCACAAGTGGGGGAAACCTCCAGCTGACTCCAGACAGCAGAAGCATCACCGAGGACCTCCTGAACAACAGGACCGGATCTGTTCTCCTCATGTCTCCGGTCACGCTGTGGCGCGTCGACTCCCAGGGCGTGAGGCACGACGCCTCCTTCAACACCTCCTTCCACATGAACATGTACAGGGTAAACACAAGTATAAGTGGCGAGGGCTTTGCTTTTGTCATCGCCTCCTCCCTCGATGGCCCTCCGCCAGGAAGCCATGGTGGCTTCCTCGGCCTCACAAACACCACCTTCAAGTCTACCTCCAGCAGCTTCGTCGCCATCGAGTTCGACACGACCAAGCAGTCGTACGACCCCGACGACAACCACGTTGGCCTCAACATCGGCAGCATGGTCTCCGACCCCGCCGTGCCGCTCTCCTCGGTCCCGCCTGGCAACCTTACGCTCGCGCCAGTCAATACGAAAGTAGATAATTCACACACAGTGTGGATCGTCTACAACGGCGTGGGACACCACATATGGGTATACATAGCTCCATGGGGCCAGGAGCAACCAGAGCGCGCCGTCCTTGACGCGCCGCTCAACATCAGCAGCCATCTCCCACAGAGAGCCTACATTGGTTTCTCGGCATCGACGGGACAGGACACCTACGAGCTGCATGCTATCCACAGCTGGAACTTGACGCTTGACAAGCTCCCCGGTGACGACCGTCACGGCGGCCAATGGAAGGTGATACTCCCCGCAGTCCTTGGTACGGTGTCTGTAACTGCCGCCATGATCGCCGCCGCGGCCTTCTACTTCCAGTCCAGGTATAAGGCCCTCAAGATGGAGCTGAAGCTGTCCGAGGCTCTCCGGCGGCTTCCTGGGACGCCCAGGGAGTTCAAGTACGCCACCGTGAGGAAGGCCACCAACAACTTCGACCAGGCAAGGAAGCTAGGCGCAGGAGGCTTTGGTGCCGTGTACAGGGGAACACTACGCTCTACGGTGCCAGGGACGACCAAGTCACGCGTCGACATCGATGTGGCAGTGAAGAAGTTCACGCGTAATGATGACCGCTGCTACGACGACTTCCTGGCTGAGGTTCATGTCATCAACCGTCTGCGTCACCGAAACATCGTGCCGCTAGTAG GTTGGTGTTATCAGAAAGGTGAACTCCTGCTCATCTACGAGTACATGCCAAATGGAAGCCTGGACCAGCACTTGTTTCGCGCACGCGAAACCCCGCAGCAGCCCGACACCCTCCTAGGATGGAACACCCGCTACAACATCATCATGGATGTCGCCGCAGGGCTCCACTACGTCCACCACGAGCATGAGCACATGGTGCTCCACCGTGACATCAAGGCGAGCAACATCATGCTCGACTCTTCCTTCCGTGGCCGCCTCGGTGACTTCGGCCTAGCCCGCATCATCACTTGCTTGAACAAGAACTCCTACACGGATATCGGTGTTGCAGGGACTTGGGGCTTCATAGCGCCGGAGTACTCGATGAGCCGCAAGGCCACACGCAAGACCGACATTTACGCGCTTGGGGTGCTGATCCTTGAGGTTGTCACCGGAAAGCGGGCACTCAATGGCTACCATGAGTCCTTCCAACTGCTGACCGACTGGGTCTGGACAGCTCACCGGGAGGGGAGACTGCTCGAAGCTGTGGACGACGAGGTGGTTGGAGAGTTTGACGATGatgatgctagtcgcttgctgcttcTTGGATTGGCGTGCACCAATCCCAACCCATCGGACCGCCCAAGCATGGCAGAGGTGGTGCAAATCATTGCTAAATCCACGTCCTTGCCGGACGTGCCACTGGAGAAACCAACCTTCGTGTGGCCGCCAGAAGGCGGCTGGATCCCCTTGGAATTTGATGAACCAACGATGATCACAAGCACACAATGGGAGGATGGCTCGTCGGTGAGCAGCGGTGATGCCCTGGGGGCGACAACAACCTAG